The Sulfurihydrogenibium azorense Az-Fu1 genome contains the following window.
AAGGTACACGATTTAAATCTGAAAAACCTAAAGTAATTCACCATATATTAGGAAAACCGATGTTATGGTACACTCTATTTGGAGTTAGATGGATAAAGCCTCAAAAGACTGTTATCGTTGTAGGATATAAAAAAGATGAAGTTATAAATGCTGTAAACTGTGATGGTTGTGAGTTTGTGTACCAAGAAGAACAGCTTGGTACAGGACATGCTGTTTACACTGCAAAAGAGTACTTTAAAGACTTTGATGGATACGTATTAATAATAAACGGAGATACGCCACTTATAAGAGGAGAAACCCTTCACAACGCAGGAGAGTACCTTAAAGCCCTCATTAGATACGAAGGAGCTGATCTTACAAATTATAGAGGTTATAGAAACAAGTCTATAGCCGGAGTTGTTTTAACTGCCAGAGTTCCCAGTCCTTACGGCTATGGAAGAATTATAAAAGACAAAGACCACAGAGTAATAAAGATAGTTGAAGAAAAAGATGCAAATAACCAAGAAAAACAGATTAATGAAGTAAACTCAGGAATATACTTTTTCTACGCACCTTACTTGATACAGGCTTTAGAAAAACTTGAAAATAAAAACGCACAGCAGGAGTACTATCTTACAGATGTTATAGAGATACTTCGTCAAGAAGAAAAGTATGTATATGCTTTAGAAATTCCAGATTACACAGAGATTTTAGGAGTAAATGACAGGCTACAGCTTGCAGGAGTAGAAAATATACTAAAAGAAAGGTATATTACTTTTTGGGCTTTAAATGGTACAACCTTCCATAACCCACAGTCTGTATGGATAGAGTTTGACGTAGATTTATCAAGAGACGTTGAGATACACCAAAACGTTGTGC
Protein-coding sequences here:
- the glmU gene encoding bifunctional UDP-N-acetylglucosamine diphosphorylase/glucosamine-1-phosphate N-acetyltransferase GlmU — encoded protein: MIDFPLVAVVLAAGKGTRFKSEKPKVIHHILGKPMLWYTLFGVRWIKPQKTVIVVGYKKDEVINAVNCDGCEFVYQEEQLGTGHAVYTAKEYFKDFDGYVLIINGDTPLIRGETLHNAGEYLKALIRYEGADLTNYRGYRNKSIAGVVLTARVPSPYGYGRIIKDKDHRVIKIVEEKDANNQEKQINEVNSGIYFFYAPYLIQALEKLENKNAQQEYYLTDVIEILRQEEKYVYALEIPDYTEILGVNDRLQLAGVENILKERYITFWALNGTTFHNPQSVWIEFDVDLSRDVEIHQNVVLQGKTFIDEGTVIEPNCIIRNSKIGKNVKILANSYIEDSEIQDNAVIGPFARIRGGSVIKEEAVIGNFVEVKNSVIGRKTNARHLSYLGDAEIGEEVNIGAGTITCNFDGFKKHKTVIKDRAFIGSDTMLVAPVVIGEEAITGSGSVITKDVPDKALAIERNQQKIIENYAEKRKKKYEKS